One Loxodonta africana isolate mLoxAfr1 chromosome 4, mLoxAfr1.hap2, whole genome shotgun sequence genomic region harbors:
- the LOC135231300 gene encoding olfactory receptor 6C2-like, with translation MAYDRYVAICKPLHYTTILNNKFCTTLLLCCWIAGLLIIVPPLCMGLRLEFCDSNLIDSFACDAYPILQITCSNTKLIEKVVLAFAVLTLISTLLGVLLSYTYIISTILKFPSAQQRKKAFSTCSSHMIVVSMSYGSSIFAYIKPSGREGIALNKVVGLLLTSVAPMLNPFIYTLRNKQVKEAFKDTVKRIAFLINK, from the coding sequence atggcctatgatcgctacgtggccatctgtaagccctTACATTACACAACCATCTTGAACAACAAGTTCTGCACTACACTCCTTCTCTGCTGTTGGATTGCTGGCCTGTTGATTATTGTGCCCCCTCTTTGCATGGGTCTCCGGCTGGAATTCTGTGACTCCAATCTCATTGATAGTTTTGCTTGTGACGCATATCCTATTCTACAGATCACCTGTTCCAACACAAAGCTTATAGAAAAGGTTGTTTTGGCTTTTGCTGTGCTAACACTGATTTCTACCCTACTGGGTGTGCTTCTCTCCTACACATACATCATCAGCACCATTCTAAAATTCCCTTCTGCCCAACAAAGGAAAAAGGCCTTTTCCACCTGTTCTTCTCACATGATTGTGGTTTCCATGAGCTATGGCAGTTCCATCTTCGCCTACATTAAACCTTCAGGAAGGGAAGGAATAGCCCTTAATAAGGTGGTGGGGCTGCTCTTAACCTCAGTTGCCCCTATGCTTAACCCTTTCATTTATACACTACGAAACAAGCAGGTAAAGGAAGCCTTCAAAGACACAGTAAAAAGGATCGCATTTCTCATAAATAAGTAA